A window from Kribbella jejuensis encodes these proteins:
- a CDS encoding MFS transporter has protein sequence MSSARTRLTLASIAVAFAAADTYVVVLALPDMMSGVGLSADQLQRAAPIISGFLLGYIAVLPLIGRIADVVGRTPVLVGALLLFAVGSLVTAGAYDLPLVVTGRFLQGVGGGGLVPATLALVADLWPAERRGLPLGVVGAVQELGSVLGPLLGAVVLSVADWRYIFWLNLVVAVVLALMLRGWRWPPPSAVVGVLACVALGLTLTAPERLASGVTLGLPFVPFTGTSRLLTPIGVVTLALALVWFALVLWRTRSQLHGLLSQVDLVGALMLALALAGVVLAFATADPEKQLMSPAGPWLLVAAAVFAIGFVVWQRRTPAAIVPRGLLGARPAWGSLVVSFLIGCALIAALVDVPVFARTTQGGGQLAAALVLLRFLIALPVGAVVGGWLTRRYGLGLITGVGLGLSGAMFVVMAFWSRTALDHWPATVVLLVCGFGFGLALSPLNTAMLGATPSGSHGLVSALVVVARMVGMLVGVSALTAIGLRRYYSIADGIKSPNELCPSTPAHCRPYVDALLDAAVSQVHAIFAGAAVCAVLAAVLGLYLLGRSGTAHT, from the coding sequence GTGAGCTCGGCGCGGACCCGCCTGACGCTCGCGTCGATCGCGGTCGCCTTCGCGGCGGCGGACACCTATGTCGTCGTGCTGGCGTTGCCGGACATGATGTCCGGGGTCGGGCTGTCCGCGGACCAGTTGCAGCGGGCGGCCCCGATCATCTCCGGCTTCCTGCTCGGCTACATCGCCGTGCTGCCGTTGATCGGGCGGATCGCGGACGTCGTCGGGCGTACGCCTGTCCTCGTCGGGGCGTTGCTGCTGTTCGCGGTCGGGTCGTTGGTGACAGCCGGCGCCTATGACCTGCCGCTGGTGGTAACCGGTCGGTTTCTTCAGGGCGTCGGGGGTGGTGGGCTGGTGCCCGCGACGCTTGCGTTGGTCGCGGACCTGTGGCCGGCTGAGCGGCGTGGGTTGCCGTTGGGGGTCGTCGGTGCGGTGCAGGAGCTCGGGTCGGTCCTCGGCCCGTTGCTGGGCGCTGTGGTGCTGTCGGTGGCCGACTGGCGCTACATCTTCTGGCTCAACCTGGTGGTCGCTGTCGTTCTCGCGTTGATGCTGCGCGGTTGGCGATGGCCTCCCCCGTCTGCTGTCGTCGGGGTGCTCGCCTGCGTTGCCCTTGGACTCACGCTGACCGCTCCCGAGCGCCTCGCGTCCGGTGTGACGCTCGGACTGCCTTTCGTGCCGTTCACAGGTACGTCGCGGCTGCTGACGCCGATCGGTGTCGTCACGCTGGCGCTGGCGTTGGTGTGGTTCGCATTGGTGCTCTGGCGGACGCGAAGTCAGCTACACGGCCTCCTGTCGCAGGTGGACCTCGTGGGCGCACTCATGCTTGCTCTCGCGCTGGCAGGCGTCGTACTGGCGTTCGCGACCGCGGATCCCGAGAAGCAGCTGATGTCGCCGGCCGGGCCGTGGCTGCTCGTCGCTGCCGCTGTTTTCGCGATCGGATTCGTGGTGTGGCAGCGGCGTACACCGGCCGCGATCGTGCCGCGTGGCCTGCTCGGTGCGCGGCCGGCGTGGGGGTCGTTGGTGGTCAGTTTTCTGATCGGTTGTGCGCTGATCGCGGCCCTGGTCGACGTACCGGTCTTCGCACGGACGACGCAGGGCGGCGGACAGCTCGCGGCCGCGCTGGTGTTGCTGCGGTTCCTGATCGCACTGCCGGTCGGTGCGGTCGTCGGCGGATGGCTGACGCGACGGTACGGGCTCGGGCTCATCACCGGCGTCGGGCTCGGGCTGTCCGGTGCGATGTTCGTCGTGATGGCGTTCTGGAGCCGTACGGCGCTGGACCACTGGCCCGCGACCGTCGTACTGCTCGTGTGCGGTTTCGGGTTCGGGCTCGCACTGTCGCCGCTGAACACCGCGATGCTCGGCGCGACGCCGTCCGGCAGCCACGGACTGGTGAGCGCTCTCGTGGTCGTCGCGCGGATGGTCGGGATGCTGGTCGGCGTCTCCGCGCTGACCGCGATCGGCCTCCGCCGGTACTACTCGATTGCCGACGGCATCAAATCACCCAACGAACTCTGCCCGTCGACCCCCGCGCACTGCCGTCCGTACGTCGACGCGCTGCTCGACGCGGCCGTATCACAAGTTCACGCGATCTTCGCCGGGGCGGCTGTCTGCGCCGTCCTGGCCGCGGTCCTCGGGCTGTACCTGCTCGGCCGGAGTGGTACAGCGCACACCTGA
- a CDS encoding sucrase ferredoxin: MTPAPAAGLCSTFCRVLQEPLPGTAVVATGWVVVEQPGPWGAKAPTQSHLDPVFGGKFDDDCKKADVRFGLIRSPGRHADAVRRSHQVFVASTTPGRSWLLGGCVADPSELTALDLGAVARGDRTAVLPSLPGLKTVDDPIVLVCTNGKRDECCAILGRPLVAGLAERVPGRVWEANHLGGHRFAPTATYLPAGTMHGHLTVDTAVEILAAADRGETVLTGLRGRSTWTKRGQAAEVAVRELIGELDLDALEVVGEAADTVTVQHADGRSWTVPVTSAPADPPRPDSCGKEPFAMPILHTGTPVPGRAR; this comes from the coding sequence GTGACCCCCGCACCTGCAGCCGGCCTGTGCTCGACGTTCTGTCGGGTGCTGCAGGAGCCGTTGCCGGGTACGGCAGTGGTCGCGACCGGCTGGGTCGTCGTGGAGCAGCCCGGCCCGTGGGGCGCGAAGGCGCCGACCCAGAGTCACCTCGACCCGGTCTTCGGCGGAAAGTTCGACGACGACTGCAAGAAGGCCGACGTACGGTTCGGGCTGATCCGCTCCCCCGGGCGCCATGCCGACGCGGTCAGGCGTTCGCACCAGGTGTTCGTCGCCTCGACCACACCTGGCCGCAGCTGGCTGCTCGGCGGCTGCGTCGCCGATCCGTCCGAGCTGACTGCCCTGGACCTCGGCGCGGTGGCCCGCGGCGACCGGACCGCGGTCCTCCCCTCGCTGCCCGGCCTGAAGACTGTTGACGATCCGATTGTTCTGGTCTGTACGAACGGCAAGCGCGACGAGTGCTGCGCGATCCTCGGCCGGCCGCTCGTGGCCGGCCTCGCCGAGCGGGTGCCGGGACGGGTGTGGGAGGCCAACCACCTCGGCGGGCACCGGTTCGCTCCGACCGCGACGTATCTGCCGGCCGGCACCATGCACGGCCACCTCACAGTCGACACCGCGGTCGAGATACTGGCCGCTGCGGACCGTGGGGAGACAGTTCTGACCGGGTTGCGTGGACGGTCCACCTGGACCAAGCGCGGTCAGGCGGCCGAGGTCGCCGTCCGCGAACTCATCGGGGAGCTCGACCTGGACGCGTTGGAGGTGGTCGGCGAAGCTGCCGACACCGTGACCGTCCAGCACGCCGACGGCCGATCCTGGACCGTGCCGGTGACCAGTGCGCCGGCCGATCCACCTCGTCCGGACTCCTGCGGAAAGGAACCGTTCGCCATGCCCATCCTGCATACCGGTACCCCTGTACCAGGCCGCGCGCGATGA
- a CDS encoding HAD family hydrolase, whose product MACFDLDNTLIDRNGAFLQWARWWVPEQRLPDAAVDWLVAHDNGGFRERAELFGLARERFGIAASVDELVAAYNREHPLFTWVEPEVLDGIAALRAAGWRVAVVTNGDTVQQDLKLEHTRIGAAVDYACVSGTVGVRKPDRRIFELAAERTGTSLDDGWMVGDHPAYDITGGIAAGLRTILVGHHHAVDGPRPDHHVTTVTEAFKLILGC is encoded by the coding sequence TTGGCTTGTTTCGATCTGGACAACACCTTGATCGATCGGAACGGGGCGTTTCTGCAATGGGCCCGGTGGTGGGTGCCGGAGCAGCGGCTGCCGGATGCTGCCGTTGACTGGTTGGTTGCTCATGACAACGGTGGTTTCCGTGAGCGGGCGGAGCTGTTCGGGCTGGCACGGGAACGGTTCGGGATTGCGGCCTCGGTCGATGAGCTGGTGGCGGCGTACAACCGGGAGCATCCGCTGTTCACCTGGGTCGAGCCGGAGGTGCTGGACGGGATAGCTGCGCTGCGTGCGGCTGGTTGGCGGGTCGCGGTGGTGACGAACGGCGACACCGTGCAACAGGATCTGAAGCTCGAGCACACGCGGATCGGTGCGGCCGTGGACTACGCCTGCGTGTCCGGGACGGTCGGCGTACGGAAACCCGATCGACGCATCTTCGAGCTCGCCGCGGAACGCACGGGGACGTCCCTGGACGACGGCTGGATGGTCGGCGACCACCCCGCGTATGACATCACCGGCGGCATCGCGGCCGGTCTACGGACCATCCTCGTCGGTCACCACCACGCGGTCGACGGCCCACGCCCGGACCACCACGTCACCACAGTCACCGAGGCTTTCAAGCTGATCCTCGGGTGCTGA
- a CDS encoding beta-class carbonic anhydrase: MSGGFDDLLAANAEYAADFHYGGFDGIAHAGIGLVTCMDSRIPPLEMLGLKPGDAKVLRSAGGRVTEITMTGLVLGVQLLGVRRIMIIPHTRCAMAAMSEDELRAKVEAAAGKPAGYLPIPVIPDQHEALRRDVAAVREHPLIGDDILVGGFLYDVDTGRLTQLD, encoded by the coding sequence ATGAGCGGCGGCTTCGACGATCTGCTCGCGGCCAACGCCGAGTACGCCGCCGACTTCCACTACGGCGGTTTCGACGGGATCGCGCACGCCGGCATCGGCCTGGTCACCTGTATGGACTCCCGGATCCCGCCGCTGGAGATGCTCGGGCTGAAGCCCGGCGACGCGAAGGTGCTGCGCTCCGCCGGCGGCCGGGTCACCGAGATCACGATGACCGGGCTGGTGCTCGGCGTACAACTGCTCGGTGTCCGCCGGATCATGATCATCCCGCACACCCGCTGCGCGATGGCCGCGATGTCCGAGGACGAACTCCGCGCCAAGGTCGAGGCTGCCGCCGGCAAACCGGCCGGCTACCTGCCGATCCCGGTGATTCCCGACCAGCACGAGGCGCTCCGCCGCGACGTCGCCGCGGTCCGCGAACACCCGCTGATCGGCGACGACATCCTCGTCGGCGGCTTCCTGTACGACGTCGACACCGGCCGCCTCACCCAGCTCGACTGA